A stretch of DNA from Bos taurus isolate L1 Dominette 01449 registration number 42190680 breed Hereford chromosome 25, ARS-UCD2.0, whole genome shotgun sequence:
acgggaaatcccaggcaagaatactggagtgggttgctgttgccttctccaggggatcttcccgacccagggatcaaacccgggtcttctgcattggcaggtgtgttcctCACCACCAaactacccgggaagccctttaTCAGATACGTGATCTGCAAAAATGTTCTCCTATTCTATGGATTGCCTTTTAACTTTCTTGATTGTGAGTCTCTATGACtcacaaaagttttaaatcttGATGATGTCCAATTTACATATTTCTTCTCTGGTTGTCTGTACTTTTAGTTCTTTGCCTAATCCAActcttttttaaagagttttatcaCTAGCTCTCATGTTTAAGCCTGTGGTCATTTAGAGTTAGTTTTTTGGATATGGTATGAGGAAGGGGTCCAACCGCCTGGAGTTTCATCCCTGGACCACAACGGTTTAGGCTAGGCCCGGAAGTGCCCCAGGGCCAATCAGGGGCCTGTGGGCGGAGCTTCCCACCACAACCCTTTCCTGCCCAGAGTGGCTCTGCCAGGGGAGGCACTGGCAGCATCTTTTCCCTGGACCCTGTGTCCCCCCAGGGCCCCGATACCACCATGTTGCCCACCCtgtggggcagggtgggcagaGCCGGGAAGGACCACATGGGAGGAGCAGGAGTTGGCTCATCCAGAAGCTGGACCAGGGACAGGAGAGATAATGAGACATCAATCCTAGGGGTGCCAGTGGTCAGGGGACTTCCTACCAGGCGGCATAGACCTGAGGACATCaccacccccccccgcccccgccccggagGTGTCCTCCCTGTCACTTTGGGAGGTTTCTGCTCTCATGTCTAGTTGTCAGGGGAACTTGTGGGGGGCAAGACACCCCAACCACACATTGATCTTGCACTTCAGGCTCTTGTCATGAATGATGGGGTCTTGAAAGACTATGAAGTGCGGGGCATGGACCCTTCAAGCCATGTGAgtttgtcgttcagttgctcaatcgtgtctgactctttgcaaccctatggactgcaaactcaaaaaaaaagttcaaagccAGGTCAGAGAAGCAGGTCCAGGGGGGCAGGCAAGAGTATGGGCTTCACTGCCCCCTGGGCCCTGGACAGGGTACATGAGACATCTGCCAAGGTGACAGCCTTGTTTCTGGGCTAAACTGAGAAAGACCCTCACCATCTGCTCACTACCCATTCACCCCCAACAGACACCCCCACACCGATGCCCCAGGGCCCGGGTCTCCAGGCCAGCCCTGCCCCTGTCAGCCATCCTTTCTGCTCTCCAGTCCAGCAGCCAGGGAGCCCTCAGTGACCACGGCTCCTCTGGACACCTCCACAGCCCTGTCCCCACTCAGCAGGGGCAGCGCCAGCACCAGCTCAGACAGAAGTCGCTGCCCTCGTGGTGCCCTGGCATCCCCTAGCCCTGGGGGGCCTGGGCCTTTGGCCTGGGCCTCTGGCCTGGGATGGGGACTGGATCTATTTGTGAGTCCAGAGTCCGGCCTCCCAGGGCCAGGCTCCCCTCTGGGGCCTGCAGAGTGCCCTGCGGGCCCAGCCCCCGCTCCTGGTGACACAGACAGAGTGTTGGGGTGAAGGGCAGCGGGCCTTCTGGGAGGGTCAGTGACCTGAGCTCCCATCCCCCAAGTGCTTTTCCCCGAGGCCCGTTGCTCAGGAAGCCCGGCTCCCGTTATCCTGGAGCAGGTAGCCCGGGTGCAGTGCGGGGCGGGCCCTGGACCCGCTCGACTGGACGCCCAGCTCTACTCCCTGGCCGTGTGCCTCCGTGTTCTCATCTGTAACCTGGGTCGATGAGAATGATCAATTTCCACAACGTGGAGTGAAGGTGAAATGGGACAAACCCGTGGAAGCACTCCACCCCGAGCTCAGCACCTGTGGGCCTGGGTTCCTAGTAACTCAGCTGTCAGTACCTTGGTCACGCCAGCAGCCCCTGCAGAGCCCTGTTTCTggcacattttacagatggggagtgAGGTTTGGCTGGGAGAGGTGATGGTCCCAAGGCTGCCAAGACAGCAGACATGCTGGCCCGGGTTCTCCAGCTCCATTCAGGTCCTTCCCCAAGGTGGGGGCGGGTGTGGGGGGCACGGGGAAGCCCCCCCTGCCCTGACCTCCAGCCCAGATTCCTCCTGAACCCTGGCCCAAGGGCCCCTCCACTGATGGGATTTTTTTATCCCCATGGGATcccttagtttcccaaccaggaatcgaacctacgccccctgcattagaagcacagggtcttaaccactggactgccagggatgtcccCGCTGATGGGATTTTGCCTCCTCCCTTAGGACAgagcccctggactgccaggTTCCTTGCAGGGAGGTGGAGGACAAATCCTACTGAGACCTGAGCGTGGCCTGGAGGCCCGGCTGCCTGTCCCAGAATGCCCCTGCCCGAGCCCAGCGAGCAGGAGGGCGAGAGTGTGAAGGCCGGCCAGGAGCCCTCCCCTGAGCCCCCTCAGCCGGGCACAGATGTTGTCCCCGCAGCCCCCAAGAAACCCAGGAAGTTCTCCAAACTGGTCCTGCTGACGGCCTCCAAGGACAGTGCCAAAGTGGAAGGGGCCAAACGCAAAGGCGTGCACTGCATCATGTCCCTGGGGGTGCCTGGCCCTGCCACCCTCGCCAAAGCCCTCCTGAAGATCCATCCTGAGGCTCAGCGGGCCATCGAGGCCGCCCCCCAGGAGCCTGAACAGAAACGCAGCAAGCTGGACACAGGTGAGGCCTGGGCCCAGCACGCAGGACAGGAGCAGGGCCTTCTGAGGGCTGATATCAGGGGGACCGCCAGGCTTGGCTGGCCTGGAGAGGGTGCGTGTGCCGTGGACATTTGTGTGTCTGTCTAAATACGTCTTGGTGTGGATCTCCGCATGTCTGTAGACCTCCATGCACacgtgcatgtatgtgtgtgtctaagGTTCTGTCTGTTTACATGTGTATTTGCCTAGAAGGGTAACTTTGTGTGGGtccttgtgtgtctgtgttcctGGGCCTATTTCTCCCCTATTTCTGCATTTACATATTCATGTGTCTTTTTCGTGAGATGGGGGCATCCCCAGCCACCAGCCTAGAGTTCTCAGGGAACCTAAGGGACCCCTCAGGCTCCATCGCCTGCTAGACGGAGCCATCCTCAGGGAGTCAGGGAACCCGGAGCCCGGAAGCCCCTCTGCAGGGGGCCTGGCTCACCCTTGAGCCCTTCCGCTGGCCTGTTCCATTCCAAGTGCCTCCTCGTGTCCACCTGCCTCTCTGGGAGGAgagggtccttcctggtgacCTGTGGGGAAGCAGGGCTCAGAGGAGCAAAGTCACCGCCCTGAGGCCATCAGTTGGTCCCTGCAAAGGATGGGGGTGCATCTGGCTCAGAGCCCGTTTCTCCAGCTGGGCTGGGTGGGACAGGCCATCCCCGGGGCTCCCTCCACGCCAGCTGAGACCTCTGCTCACTTCTCAGATCAGCCTGGGTTCTGGAGCCATGTAGGCCTCAACCCATAGGGCGCCTTTGTGAGAATTAGGATAAACCCACCTTCCTCGGACGCAGAGATGGGGCGTGGAACAGGGGCTACACGCAGGTCCCCAGGCGCCCCTGGGCAGGCGCTCATGGGCACCCTCGGCCTGCCCCTCCACCTTTACCTGCAGACCTGTCCACAGCGCTTCCCGCCTCCTGCTCTGTCCCCTGGCCAGGCAGTAGGGGTAGCAGCGGCTTCCTGGTGCTCAGCCCAGAATTGGCCTCAAGTTTTCTGGAAACAACCTCTGTGTCCCCGGGCCAGTGGCCTTTGCAAGCATGTCTGGAGTCAGCAGTTACTTCTCTAAGTCAGCCAACAGCTCCGCACCCCTCCCCTGGCAGCCGGGACCCCCAGGTTTGCCCCCCTACCCCTCCAACCCCTGTTCCTTTGACAACAGCCTgacccacccccttctcttccagaTGGAGAAGAAGATGGGAGCTTAGCAGGGCCTTCTGCCCCCAGCCCCTTGGTGGACGGGGAGGAGTCCACCTCGGCCCTCGTCAAGCCCAGGGCGGCTCCGTAGCCCTGACAACCGTGGGTGCGTCCTGCCCCGGTCAGTGAACTTGGCTGCGCTTTCTACACGTTCCACTGGGCTTCTCCTGGGGCCCAGCCCCTGACTGGTTTTCACTTTCAGCACTGTAATTTTTTCCCTCCCAGTCAAGCATAATTTACTTTTgtagcagaaaaaaaatttttttaagagaataaaagaagCTGTACACTAGGTCCCATCATAGATAGGCTTTTAAAATTCCATGACTCTGGATCCTTTGAGACCCCAGCTCCAACCGCCACTGccccccatccccctcccctccacccccaccccggggcgTCCCCTCTAGCACTTACCTCACCCTTCCTGGCCTGGACCATCTCTCAGACCCCGGAGGGCTCTGCAGGGGCCTCCATCCCCCAGGGCCTCACACCCCTGGGCCTCCTCAGCGTGGACACCCAGCCTCTGACCCAGAGATGAGGTGGAGACTCGGAGGCCTCCTCTTTCTGCCGCCTTTGGTCTCCAGCCCAGAACCCCTGGGAAGTGGATCCTGCCTGTCCCTGGCTGTCCCTCCAGAGCTAGTCCGCAGGAGGCCTCAGCCCGCTCCTTCCTCCTGGACCCTCAGAAAGGccgcctcctccagggagccacaCAGGACTGACAGCCCCCCTGCACAGGGACCCTAACGTTCATGGCAGCCCCAGGTTCTGCTGAGGAGGAGGTGGGCCTGCAGTCTGAGGGGGCACCCCAACAGAAGTGTATGGTGCCCTGTTGTGTTCCCTCTGGGTGGTGTGGGGGCTGAGGTAGATTCTTGGGagcctgagcaccctgcctccaGGTCCCTGGGGTGCTGCCCTGCTGTTGCCTTCCTTCAACCAGAAGTCAGGGTTCCCTGAGAAAAGGTgtcagcctggagaaggaaataccaacccactccagtgttcttgcctggagaattccatggacagaggagcctggcgggcgacagtccatggggtcacaaagagtcacaactgagcgactgacacctTCAAGACGCTTCAGCCCACGTGCTCCTGTCATTTGGAAACTGCCTTTGAGCAAAACGaaatggattattttttttttaaggcagagtTTAGAGGACTTCTGTTTTCAAGcaacattttccaaatttaatcTGTTATCTGTTGAGTCGCTCTTGGGACAAGTGAGTTACGTGGCATCTTCCTTGCCCAACTCTCCATTCTGCTGTTATTTTTACAGCGAGGTTGTCTGTAACATTTACATTCTGTACCCATAACTTGGAAAGTTCTTTTGTCTGGATTCTCTATTTAAATAGATTCCCATCCCCCACCCTGGTTCTCCTTTCCTGAGGTCTGAGTCATCCCCGTGGTGGGCTGGTTCTGAGGGTGCTGAGGGGCTGGGGGGGACCGTTCGATGGTGGAGCGGGCCTGGAGAAGAGGCAGTGGGGAGAGAAGCCAACCCCTGCCCCTCAGCCTGGTCTCCAGGCAGTCCTGGCCTGAACAGGGTCTCAGCAGGCATCCACTCCCTTGAACTGTGCTGTGGCACCATCGACCCCTTCTGCAACTGCCAGGCAAGGCTGGGAGTGGCACTCGGGGCCCCAGTGAGGGGGCCTGGTTGACTCGCTGGTCCCTGGAGGCTGCGTGGGGGATCAGCAAGGGGGTACCTCCCTCTGGGGGCTCAAGTCACCCTGCCTGAAAGGTGGTTAGGACTGTGGGGCAGGAAGCCACTGCCGAGCCAGGATGGGAGCCCACACGCTGGATCTGgaggttttcttattttttaaattttgaaacattGCAAACTCCCGTAGTAGTTGTACAAGCATCCAGAGAGCACCACCTAGATTCACCTGCC
This window harbors:
- the FLYWCH2 gene encoding FLYWCH family member 2, which produces MPLPEPSEQEGESVKAGQEPSPEPPQPGTDVVPAAPKKPRKFSKLVLLTASKDSAKVEGAKRKGVHCIMSLGVPGPATLAKALLKIHPEAQRAIEAAPQEPEQKRSKLDTDGEEDGSLAGPSAPSPLVDGEESTSALVKPRAAP